The following are encoded together in the Bradyrhizobium genosp. L genome:
- a CDS encoding restriction endonuclease: MMSFREAQTVEDLADLLYDFLPGSGNNRTAFPLAAAQAGVGDLWIPGSKRPAIVQLLSTTLEQRRSCFTKLIVAIVRQAMTYRRGKGNPLSREEIDRLNSLLPGVQFKIPELLDPSFLSSFGSPKATETAPRASSTLSAEKAQELAALLIEITKLDPQARGLRFEGFLNELFAGFGLAPRGSFRLVGEQIDGSFKLHGQTYLVEAKWHGPQIGFGDLMTFSGKVGGKASWSRGLFVSNSGFTAEGLEAFSRGRQTNLICADGLDLYEVLSRKVSLIAALEAKERRAAETNRAFVAVRDLNL; encoded by the coding sequence ATGATGTCATTTCGAGAAGCTCAGACGGTCGAAGATCTGGCGGACCTCCTCTACGATTTCCTTCCCGGGAGCGGCAACAACCGGACTGCCTTTCCGCTCGCCGCCGCACAGGCAGGAGTCGGCGATCTGTGGATTCCTGGCAGCAAGCGACCCGCGATCGTGCAGCTCTTGAGCACGACGCTAGAACAGCGCCGGTCATGTTTTACGAAGTTGATCGTGGCGATCGTCCGCCAAGCGATGACTTACCGGCGCGGAAAGGGCAATCCACTGAGCCGAGAGGAGATCGATCGGCTCAATAGCCTTCTTCCCGGCGTGCAATTCAAGATTCCAGAGCTGCTCGATCCGAGCTTCCTCAGCAGCTTCGGCTCGCCGAAGGCGACAGAAACTGCGCCGCGGGCGTCGTCGACACTGAGCGCGGAGAAGGCGCAGGAGCTCGCCGCGCTGCTTATCGAGATCACGAAGCTCGATCCGCAAGCACGGGGCTTGCGCTTCGAGGGCTTTCTCAATGAGCTATTCGCCGGTTTCGGCCTCGCGCCACGTGGCTCTTTCCGACTCGTCGGCGAGCAGATCGACGGCAGCTTCAAACTGCACGGTCAGACCTACCTGGTTGAAGCGAAATGGCACGGGCCTCAGATCGGCTTTGGCGACCTGATGACCTTTTCGGGCAAGGTTGGTGGAAAGGCGTCCTGGTCGCGCGGCCTGTTCGTTAGCAATTCCGGATTCACGGCGGAGGGGCTGGAGGCGTTCTCGCGTGGACGGCAAACGAACCTCATATGCGCTGACGGGCTAGACCTTTATGAGGTGCTCTCGCGCAAGGTCTCGCTGATCGCGGCTTTGGAAGCCAAGGAACGCCGTGCCGCCGAGACGAACAGAGCATTCGTGGCCGTGCGGGACCTGAATCTATAG
- a CDS encoding SOS response-associated peptidase, which translates to MCNLYSITTNQAAISALFRVVNRHVGNLAPMPGVFPDYKAPIVRNGPGGRELATARWGMPSSSKALMDATKKRAEKLQTKGKAVDFKELLRMEPDGGTTNIRNVKSKHWTRWLGPENRCVVPFNSFSEFNKAEGGDIWFALDETRPLTCFAGIWTNWMSVRKVKEGETTNDLYAFLTTEPNAEVGAIHPKAMPVILTTPDEVETWMTAPLDEALKLQRPLADGTLRIVARGVKEDPAGSTM; encoded by the coding sequence ATGTGCAACCTCTACTCGATCACGACCAACCAAGCCGCGATCAGCGCACTGTTCCGCGTCGTGAACCGACACGTCGGCAATCTGGCGCCGATGCCCGGTGTGTTTCCCGATTACAAGGCACCAATCGTTCGCAACGGACCCGGGGGCCGTGAACTCGCTACGGCGCGCTGGGGAATGCCGTCGTCGTCAAAAGCGCTGATGGACGCCACCAAGAAACGAGCCGAGAAGCTGCAGACCAAGGGCAAGGCCGTCGATTTCAAGGAGCTGCTGCGGATGGAGCCGGACGGCGGCACGACGAACATCCGCAACGTGAAGAGCAAGCACTGGACGAGATGGCTGGGACCCGAAAACCGCTGCGTGGTGCCGTTCAACTCCTTCAGCGAGTTCAACAAGGCCGAGGGCGGCGATATCTGGTTCGCGCTCGATGAGACCCGTCCCCTCACCTGCTTCGCCGGCATCTGGACCAACTGGATGTCTGTCCGGAAGGTCAAGGAAGGCGAGACCACCAACGACCTCTACGCGTTTCTCACGACCGAGCCAAACGCCGAGGTCGGCGCCATCCACCCCAAGGCGATGCCGGTGATCCTGACGACGCCGGACGAAGTCGAGACCTGGATGACAGCCCCTCTGGACGAGGCCCTGAAGCTGCAGCGTCCGCTTGCCGACGGAACGCTCCGGATCGTCGCCCGCGGCGTCAAGGAAGACCCGGCAGGGTCCACAATGTGA
- a CDS encoding Ku protein gives MAPRANWKGFLRLSLVTCPVALYPATSDSEKVSFNQLNRKTGHRIKYAKVDADTGEEVANEDIVKGYKVDTDTFIEVTKEELENVALESTRTIEIDEFVDRSEIDPRYLIRPYYLVPDGKVGHDAFAVVRETIREMNKVAIGRVVLTNREHIIALEPMDKGLMGTLLRYPYEVRSAGEYFDDIQDVKVTKDMLDLAKHIINQKAGHFEPDKFEDQYETALIDLINQKRAGKPITAKERPRGENVVDLMDALRKSIGGEKAAATEAPKKPAKKARKATAGQKEMLMPIAGKKPAKEAVARKPAAKPQRKSA, from the coding sequence ATGGCCCCCCGCGCTAACTGGAAAGGCTTCCTGCGTCTTTCCCTCGTCACCTGTCCGGTCGCGCTCTATCCGGCCACGTCGGATTCCGAAAAGGTCTCCTTCAACCAGCTCAACCGGAAGACCGGCCACCGGATCAAGTACGCCAAAGTGGACGCCGACACCGGCGAGGAGGTCGCCAACGAGGACATCGTCAAGGGGTACAAGGTGGACACCGACACCTTCATCGAGGTGACGAAGGAGGAGCTGGAAAATGTCGCGCTGGAATCGACGCGAACCATCGAGATCGACGAGTTCGTCGACCGCAGCGAGATCGACCCGAGGTATCTGATCCGTCCCTACTACTTGGTGCCGGACGGAAAGGTCGGTCACGACGCCTTCGCCGTCGTCCGCGAAACGATCCGTGAGATGAACAAGGTCGCGATCGGACGGGTGGTGCTGACCAACCGTGAGCACATCATCGCCCTCGAACCCATGGACAAGGGCCTAATGGGAACGCTGCTGCGCTATCCTTATGAGGTGCGTTCTGCAGGCGAGTATTTCGACGATATTCAGGACGTCAAAGTCACCAAGGACATGCTTGATCTCGCCAAGCACATCATCAATCAAAAGGCGGGCCACTTCGAGCCGGACAAGTTCGAAGACCAGTACGAAACCGCCCTCATCGATCTCATCAACCAGAAGCGCGCCGGCAAGCCCATCACCGCGAAAGAGCGACCGCGTGGCGAGAATGTCGTCGATCTGATGGACGCGCTGCGCAAGAGCATTGGCGGCGAAAAGGCGGCAGCGACAGAGGCACCGAAGAAGCCAGCCAAGAAGGCGCGCAAGGCGACGGCCGGGCAGAAGGAAATGCTGATGCCGATTGCCGGCAAGAAACCGGCCAAGGAGGCCGTGGCAAGGAAGCCGGCGGCCAAACCGCAGCGGAAGTCGGCTTAA
- a CDS encoding ParB/RepB/Spo0J family partition protein, which produces MTKAVQKIALSPSRDIPFNKLVLSQSNVRRVKAGVSIEQLAESIAQRTLLQSLSVRAVVDADDNETGMFEVPAGGRRYRALELLVKQKRMSKTQAVPCVVREGGIAADDSVAENDERVGLHPLDQFRAFQTLRDLGLTEEDIAARHFVNPAIVKQRLRLASVSPKLHEVYAEDGMTLEQLMAFSVVADHARQEQVWENVSRSGYDEPYQIRRLLTENTVRGSDRRAQFVGLDKYQHAGGGVLRDLFEHDDGGWLQDVVLLDRLVTEKLKAEAETIAAEGWKWISVAVDFSYGHTQGLREIEGRPVDLSPEEQATINALNTEQAKLETDYQDADELPEEADQRLGEIESALAAFEDRPMLYEPTEIARAGVFISIDSEGRLSVDRGYVRPEDDVQETDPDVGQNADVSSTEGQEPGTSVQRTIIAVAGGAPDAEEDDGDTAKPLPDRLITELTAHRTLALRDALAENPAIAFQAVLHNFVLTAFYRFASTGNCLEIGLRTPTFPAQAPGLRESASAKAVETRHESWKARLPKSENDLWDALTALDGGAQASLFSHCASFAVNAVYEPANRYNQSRVSAHGVRTRLDQANVLARAVGLDMVQVGWRPTVDNYLGRVTKPRILEAVREAKGESSAQLIDHMKKAEMAKEAERLLDGSGWLPEPLRSVDSSVSSVEQEGETGALPEFLADDEDRENAGDDHPQQLDAAE; this is translated from the coding sequence ATGACGAAAGCCGTACAAAAGATCGCGCTGTCGCCTTCCCGGGATATTCCGTTCAACAAGCTCGTGCTCAGCCAGTCGAACGTTCGCCGCGTCAAGGCCGGTGTCTCGATCGAACAGCTAGCCGAGAGCATCGCGCAGCGTACGCTTCTGCAAAGTCTAAGTGTCCGGGCCGTCGTTGATGCAGATGACAACGAGACCGGCATGTTCGAGGTGCCGGCGGGCGGCAGGCGCTATCGTGCCCTCGAGCTTCTGGTGAAACAGAAACGCATGTCAAAGACGCAGGCGGTGCCGTGCGTTGTGCGCGAAGGGGGCATTGCCGCGGACGATTCGGTGGCGGAGAACGATGAGCGGGTCGGTCTGCACCCGCTCGATCAGTTTCGGGCCTTCCAGACTCTCCGCGATCTCGGCCTGACCGAGGAAGACATCGCCGCCCGGCACTTCGTGAACCCTGCGATCGTGAAGCAGCGGCTGCGGCTGGCGTCGGTGTCGCCGAAGCTGCATGAGGTCTACGCCGAAGACGGCATGACGCTCGAGCAACTCATGGCGTTCTCGGTCGTAGCCGATCACGCCCGCCAGGAGCAAGTCTGGGAGAACGTCAGCCGTTCCGGTTATGACGAGCCTTACCAGATCCGCCGACTGCTCACCGAGAACACCGTGCGCGGGTCCGATCGCCGGGCGCAGTTTGTGGGCCTCGATAAATATCAGCACGCGGGTGGCGGCGTTCTGCGGGATTTGTTCGAGCACGACGACGGCGGCTGGCTTCAGGACGTCGTGTTGCTCGACCGCCTCGTAACCGAAAAGCTCAAAGCCGAAGCTGAGACGATTGCTGCCGAAGGCTGGAAGTGGATCTCAGTCGCCGTAGACTTCTCCTACGGTCACACTCAAGGCCTACGAGAAATCGAAGGCAGACCTGTCGATCTCTCGCCTGAGGAGCAGGCCACCATCAATGCGCTGAACACCGAGCAGGCCAAGCTGGAAACCGACTACCAGGATGCCGACGAATTGCCCGAAGAGGCCGATCAGCGTCTCGGCGAAATCGAGTCGGCACTGGCGGCATTTGAAGACCGGCCGATGCTTTACGAACCGACCGAGATCGCCCGAGCTGGTGTCTTCATCAGCATCGATTCCGAAGGACGCCTCTCCGTGGACCGGGGTTACGTCCGGCCGGAGGACGATGTGCAGGAAACTGATCCTGATGTCGGGCAGAACGCCGACGTGTCGTCGACTGAAGGGCAGGAGCCTGGCACTTCAGTTCAGCGCACGATCATCGCAGTCGCAGGTGGCGCTCCTGATGCCGAAGAGGATGATGGGGACACGGCCAAACCTCTGCCGGATCGGCTGATCACCGAGCTGACGGCGCATCGTACGCTGGCATTGCGGGATGCGCTGGCAGAAAATCCTGCGATCGCGTTTCAGGCGGTGTTGCATAACTTCGTGCTGACGGCCTTTTATCGGTTCGCATCAACCGGGAACTGTCTGGAGATCGGCCTTCGTACACCGACCTTTCCTGCCCAAGCTCCCGGGCTGAGGGAAAGCGCGTCTGCGAAGGCTGTCGAGACGCGGCATGAGTCCTGGAAGGCACGGTTGCCGAAGAGCGAAAACGATCTCTGGGATGCGCTCACGGCTCTTGATGGTGGTGCACAGGCATCATTGTTCTCCCACTGTGCATCATTTGCGGTCAACGCCGTCTACGAGCCGGCCAACCGCTACAATCAGAGCCGTGTCTCCGCTCACGGTGTCCGCACGCGTCTCGACCAAGCTAATGTGCTTGCGCGCGCGGTCGGGCTCGACATGGTGCAGGTTGGCTGGCGGCCGACCGTCGACAACTATCTCGGCCGGGTCACCAAGCCGCGAATTCTGGAGGCGGTGCGGGAAGCCAAGGGCGAGTCGTCGGCACAACTGATCGACCATATGAAGAAGGCTGAGATGGCAAAGGAGGCCGAGCGTCTACTCGATGGTTCGGGCTGGTTGCCAGAACCGCTGCGATCCGTCGACTCGAGCGTGTCGTCGGTTGAACAGGAGGGTGAAACGGGCGCTCTGCCCGAATTCCTCGCCGACGATGAGGACCGAGAGAATGCCGGCGACGATCACCCGCAACAGCTCGACGCGGCTGAGTGA
- a CDS encoding strawberry notch-like NTP hydrolase domain-containing protein: MTESLAGGAAAAPLSMHAAATLTSAALKAARQILTDLERGRRIDAAVLRGTMEAAFGASDATGAWNWKTTYDVCEAATVLFLRKFGPAMRAKAGSTAAMLPMLARIASCLPTHTRRSEDSQALQQYSTPIPLGLTACAAAGITPADCVLEPSAGTGLLAILAQLAGGSLMLNELADSRAALLDHLFANIEVTRFDGAQIDDHLDARVVPSVVLMNPPFSAVANVDRRMADAAFRHIASALARLCDGGRLVAIAGAGLAPDNPAWTDSFVRLQERGRVVFSAAIDGAVYAKHGTQTDTRLLVIDKLPAADPKAFPGSQGMAGDVGTLLEWVTQHVPPRLPVAAPVVADVVRRRAMSRSATASASRLSSPSESAAPNGVELTYETVEWSPPEGARLTDALYEEYGLQSIRIPGSCAHPTKLVQSAAMASVAPPKPSYRPHLPSTLVVDGVLSDAQMESVIYAGEAHSEFLAGSWTVDATFDVVTAARDDAENAVRFRRGWFLGDGTGAGKGRQVAGILLDNWLKDRRRAVWISKSDKLIEDAQRDWSALAMERLLVTPLSRFRQGTPIRLSEGVLFATYATLRTDERGEKLSRVRQIAEWLGSDFDGVIVFDESHAMQNAVGGKGERGDQAASQQGRAGLRLQHALPNARVVYVSATGATTVHNLAYAQRLGLWGGADFPFATRAEFVEAIEEGGVAAMEVLARDLKALGLYAARSLSYEGVEYELAEHQLTPEQVRIYDAYADAFSIIHNNLDAAMRAANITGETGTLNGQAKSAARSAFESAKQRFFGHLLTSMKTPSLIRSIDRDLDAGHAAVIQIVSTGEALMERRLAEIPTEDWGDVQVDITPREYVLDYLAHSFPVQLYEPFTDSEGNLYSRPVYRHGQPVESREAVTRRGRLIEKLASLPPVPGALDQIVQRFGTDMVAEVTGRSRRIIRKGDRLVVENRAGSANLAETSAFMDDIKRILVFSDAGGTGRSYHAELSARNRRLRVHYLLEPGWKADAAIQGLGRTNRTNQAQPPLFRPIATDVKAEKRFLSTIARRLDTLGAITRGQRQTGGQGLFRPEDNLESQYGRDALRQLYMLLVRGKVDGCSLGRFEDATGLKLMDANGLRDDLPPITTFLNRLLALTIDLQNVLFTAFEQLLTARIEGAVASGTYDVGLETLRAESFVVTDRRTIYDHPGTGAVTRLLTVARRQRNHPVSLDDALARLSDRQAVLLVNERSGRAAVQVPAASVVLDDGEIERRVRLIRPMDQHTVPLTTMAESHWDEADRERFAPTWLAELAEVPEFTESTIHVVAGLLLPIWKRLPNESTRVYRLQTDAGERIIGRKVSAVWVASVLAADAPSLTPDAAFAALVEGRTVLDLTEGLQLRRVRVMGAYRIELSGFSDTMRDRLRAYGLFGEIISWKLRMFVPTDASGIEVLSRVLDTYPVTGVSEREAA; encoded by the coding sequence ATGACCGAATCTCTCGCCGGCGGCGCTGCCGCCGCGCCGCTCTCGATGCATGCCGCTGCCACTCTCACCTCTGCCGCCCTCAAGGCCGCCCGACAGATCTTGACTGATCTCGAACGCGGACGTCGCATCGATGCCGCCGTCCTGCGTGGCACCATGGAGGCTGCATTCGGTGCCTCGGACGCAACCGGAGCCTGGAATTGGAAGACCACCTATGACGTTTGCGAGGCGGCAACCGTTCTCTTCCTGCGCAAGTTCGGCCCGGCCATGCGCGCCAAGGCTGGCTCGACGGCTGCCATGCTGCCAATGCTCGCGAGAATCGCGAGCTGTCTGCCGACCCATACGCGGCGTTCCGAGGACAGTCAGGCGCTCCAGCAATACTCGACGCCGATCCCGCTTGGGCTGACCGCATGCGCCGCGGCCGGCATTACGCCTGCCGACTGCGTTCTGGAGCCATCCGCGGGGACCGGCTTGCTCGCCATCCTTGCCCAGCTCGCCGGTGGTTCTCTGATGTTGAACGAGTTGGCCGATAGCCGAGCGGCGTTGTTAGACCATTTGTTTGCCAACATTGAGGTTACGCGGTTCGACGGCGCGCAGATCGATGATCATCTCGACGCGAGGGTAGTACCGAGCGTCGTTCTGATGAACCCGCCGTTCTCCGCGGTGGCGAATGTCGATCGGCGGATGGCGGACGCTGCTTTCCGGCACATCGCTTCGGCACTCGCGCGTCTTTGCGATGGTGGACGCCTCGTCGCCATCGCTGGCGCAGGCCTTGCGCCGGATAACCCAGCGTGGACCGATTCCTTTGTTCGCCTCCAGGAGCGCGGACGCGTGGTGTTTTCTGCCGCGATCGACGGCGCCGTCTACGCCAAGCACGGCACCCAGACGGACACGAGGCTGCTCGTAATCGACAAGCTACCCGCTGCCGATCCGAAGGCTTTTCCTGGCTCGCAGGGCATGGCCGGCGACGTCGGCACCTTGCTCGAGTGGGTCACCCAGCATGTGCCTCCGAGGCTGCCCGTCGCCGCGCCGGTCGTGGCCGACGTGGTCAGGCGGCGTGCAATGTCTCGATCAGCGACCGCTTCCGCATCACGTCTGTCGTCCCCTTCGGAAAGTGCAGCGCCAAATGGCGTCGAACTAACGTACGAGACGGTCGAATGGTCGCCGCCGGAAGGCGCCCGGCTAACCGACGCGCTTTATGAGGAGTACGGATTACAATCGATCCGTATTCCCGGATCGTGCGCGCATCCGACCAAGCTCGTGCAATCCGCGGCGATGGCGTCCGTTGCGCCGCCGAAGCCGTCCTACCGTCCGCACCTGCCTTCGACCCTGGTGGTAGATGGAGTTCTGTCGGACGCCCAGATGGAGAGCGTCATTTATGCCGGCGAGGCGCATTCCGAATTTCTGGCGGGCTCCTGGACGGTCGACGCGACGTTTGATGTTGTAACTGCCGCGCGCGACGACGCAGAGAATGCCGTCCGCTTTCGCCGCGGCTGGTTTCTCGGCGATGGTACCGGCGCGGGCAAGGGGCGGCAGGTCGCCGGAATCCTGCTCGACAATTGGCTTAAGGATCGCCGCCGTGCGGTCTGGATCAGCAAATCCGACAAGCTGATCGAAGATGCCCAGCGCGACTGGTCCGCGCTCGCCATGGAGCGACTGCTCGTTACACCTCTGTCCCGGTTTCGCCAGGGCACCCCAATCCGCCTTTCGGAAGGCGTCCTTTTTGCCACCTACGCCACGCTACGCACCGACGAGCGTGGCGAAAAGCTTTCGCGTGTACGGCAGATCGCCGAATGGTTGGGCTCCGACTTCGACGGAGTGATCGTCTTCGACGAGAGCCATGCCATGCAGAATGCGGTCGGGGGCAAGGGCGAGCGCGGCGACCAGGCTGCCTCTCAGCAGGGGCGTGCGGGCCTGAGGCTCCAGCACGCCTTGCCCAATGCTCGCGTGGTTTATGTCTCGGCGACTGGCGCCACCACGGTCCACAACCTCGCTTATGCCCAACGCCTCGGCCTTTGGGGCGGTGCCGATTTCCCATTCGCCACACGCGCCGAGTTCGTTGAGGCAATCGAGGAGGGTGGAGTTGCGGCAATGGAGGTGCTGGCGCGCGACCTCAAGGCGCTCGGTCTCTACGCTGCCCGCTCATTGTCCTATGAGGGCGTCGAGTACGAACTCGCTGAACACCAGCTTACGCCGGAACAGGTTCGCATCTACGACGCCTATGCCGACGCGTTCAGCATCATCCATAATAATCTCGACGCGGCGATGCGGGCCGCCAACATCACCGGCGAAACCGGAACGCTGAACGGGCAGGCAAAATCCGCGGCCCGATCCGCCTTCGAGAGCGCCAAACAGCGCTTCTTCGGCCATCTGCTGACCTCGATGAAGACGCCGTCGCTCATCCGATCGATCGACCGCGATCTTGACGCCGGCCATGCCGCTGTCATCCAGATTGTCTCAACGGGCGAAGCGCTGATGGAGCGCCGGCTCGCCGAGATCCCGACCGAAGACTGGGGCGACGTCCAGGTCGATATCACCCCGCGCGAGTATGTGCTCGACTATCTCGCCCATTCCTTTCCGGTCCAGCTCTACGAGCCCTTTACCGACTCGGAGGGCAACCTCTACTCTCGGCCTGTCTATCGCCATGGCCAACCGGTTGAGAGCCGGGAAGCCGTAACACGACGCGGCCGCCTCATCGAGAAACTCGCCTCGCTGCCTCCGGTACCCGGGGCGCTGGATCAAATCGTGCAGCGCTTCGGCACCGACATGGTCGCTGAAGTGACTGGCCGCTCGCGCCGAATCATTCGTAAGGGCGACCGGTTGGTGGTCGAAAATCGCGCGGGTTCGGCCAATCTAGCTGAGACATCGGCCTTCATGGACGACATCAAGCGCATCCTCGTGTTCTCCGACGCGGGTGGCACCGGGAGGAGCTACCATGCCGAGTTGTCGGCGCGGAATCGCCGCTTGCGGGTCCACTATCTGCTCGAGCCCGGCTGGAAGGCGGATGCTGCGATCCAGGGGCTTGGCCGGACAAACCGGACCAATCAAGCTCAGCCCCCGCTGTTTCGCCCCATTGCGACGGACGTGAAGGCCGAAAAGCGTTTTCTCAGCACCATCGCCCGACGGCTAGACACCTTGGGAGCCATTACGCGCGGCCAGCGCCAGACCGGAGGACAGGGGCTGTTCCGGCCCGAGGACAACCTCGAAAGTCAGTATGGGCGTGACGCGTTGCGTCAACTCTACATGTTGCTCGTCCGAGGCAAGGTCGACGGTTGCTCGCTTGGGAGATTCGAGGATGCGACCGGTCTGAAGCTCATGGATGCCAATGGGCTCAGGGATGACCTGCCGCCGATCACGACCTTTCTGAACAGGTTATTGGCGCTCACCATTGACCTACAGAATGTGCTGTTCACCGCCTTCGAGCAGCTCTTGACCGCTCGGATCGAAGGCGCGGTTGCATCCGGCACCTACGACGTGGGGTTGGAAACCCTCCGTGCCGAGAGCTTTGTCGTCACCGACCGGCGGACGATCTATGACCATCCGGGGACCGGCGCCGTGACCCGGCTGCTCACGGTCGCTCGGCGCCAGCGCAATCATCCGGTGAGTCTGGATGATGCTCTTGCTCGTCTTTCCGATCGTCAGGCCGTCCTGCTCGTCAATGAGCGCTCGGGACGAGCCGCCGTGCAGGTCCCCGCGGCGAGCGTCGTGCTCGATGACGGCGAGATCGAGCGGCGCGTCCGTCTGATCCGGCCGATGGATCAGCACACGGTCCCCTTGACCACCATGGCCGAAAGTCATTGGGACGAAGCGGATCGTGAACGCTTTGCCCCGACCTGGCTGGCGGAGCTTGCCGAGGTGCCCGAGTTCACGGAAAGCACGATCCACGTTGTGGCGGGCTTGCTGTTACCGATCTGGAAGCGGTTGCCGAACGAGTCGACCCGCGTCTATCGGCTCCAAACCGATGCGGGCGAACGCATCATCGGACGCAAGGTCTCTGCTGTCTGGGTCGCAAGCGTCCTTGCGGCGGACGCGCCTTCGCTGACGCCGGATGCTGCCTTTGCCGCGCTGGTGGAAGGACGGACCGTCCTCGATCTAACGGAGGGGCTCCAGCTTCGTCGAGTCCGGGTGATGGGTGCATATCGCATCGAGCTGTCGGGATTCAGCGACACGATGCGCGATCGCCTCCGTGCTTACGGCCTCTTTGGAGAGATCATCTCCTGGAAGCTGCGCATGTTCGTACCCACGGACGCGAGCGGCATCGAGGTCCTGTCGAGGGTGCTCGACACCTATCCGGTTACGGGCGTCAGTGAGCGGGAGGCCGCGTGA
- a CDS encoding DUF7146 domain-containing protein, translating into MSGDVSELARRLAREAEAVCRHYLPNGKRAGRYWVVGDVHNTPGRSLFVRLQESSKGPAGKWTDAATGGHGDLLDIIRESLALRDFREVAEEARRFLKLPRSEEQSLPRPVRPVVPTGSQEAARRLFAISGPIEGTLVETYLQRRGISQIHHGGSLRFHPRCYYRPDEHLPTETWPAMIGSVTDLEGRITGVHRTWLDPHGFDRVRLGKAPIDTPRRAMGDLLGNAVRFGVVDDVLAAGEGIETMLSLRYVLPTLPMTAALSANHLSAMLLPSGLRRLYIARDADAAGDAVQAILTQRAEAAGIEAIALSPRLGDFNEDLHIFGLEALRAALLLQLVPEDVVRFLHSSMATAE; encoded by the coding sequence ATGTCCGGCGATGTCTCCGAGCTGGCACGCCGCCTCGCGCGCGAGGCCGAGGCGGTGTGCCGACATTATCTCCCCAATGGTAAGCGGGCGGGGCGGTACTGGGTGGTTGGCGACGTCCACAACACCCCGGGCCGCTCGTTATTTGTGCGGCTCCAGGAATCGTCGAAGGGCCCCGCCGGCAAATGGACCGACGCCGCGACCGGGGGGCATGGCGATCTCCTCGACATCATCCGCGAAAGCCTTGCCTTGCGAGACTTCCGCGAGGTCGCCGAGGAGGCGAGGCGCTTTCTGAAGCTGCCTCGTTCTGAGGAGCAATCACTCCCGAGACCCGTTCGTCCAGTCGTGCCGACCGGATCGCAAGAAGCCGCCCGTCGACTTTTTGCGATATCCGGTCCGATCGAAGGGACGTTGGTGGAAACGTATTTGCAACGTCGTGGAATAAGCCAAATCCACCATGGTGGTAGCCTGCGCTTCCACCCACGTTGCTACTACCGACCGGACGAGCATTTGCCGACTGAAACCTGGCCGGCGATGATAGGCTCTGTCACGGACCTCGAGGGACGGATCACCGGCGTGCATCGCACCTGGCTAGATCCACACGGCTTTGATCGCGTGCGGCTCGGCAAGGCCCCGATCGACACGCCACGACGGGCCATGGGCGACCTGCTTGGTAACGCCGTTCGCTTCGGCGTGGTGGACGACGTGCTCGCTGCGGGCGAGGGGATCGAGACCATGCTGTCGCTGCGTTATGTACTGCCGACCTTGCCCATGACCGCTGCTCTCTCGGCCAATCACCTCTCAGCCATGTTGCTGCCGTCTGGCCTACGCCGACTCTATATCGCCCGTGACGCAGATGCCGCCGGAGATGCCGTACAGGCTATTCTCACCCAGCGCGCAGAAGCCGCCGGCATTGAAGCGATCGCATTGTCGCCCCGGCTGGGCGACTTCAACGAAGATCTGCACATCTTCGGCCTCGAGGCCCTCCGAGCAGCGTTGCTACTTCAACTCGTACCGGAGGACGTCGTCCGTTTCCTGCATTCGTCGATGGCAACCGCGGAATAG
- a CDS encoding DUF2493 domain-containing protein, protein MTDHDDIEPPHAASPTERVLTELQLFGYRPFDDQPDPRPLPEGTSITGAVADIFDALVATLSDTRLEPDLDDLLWSTVNLFHRAVDRVGRQLDDNEQAQQKSQREQDGSEIRSVELERVTAEGITLIERRDCLELFRDQAIERFETHTGSFWRPRSGSLVNHRTLTAAMIDSRDFIAAKRRAETEVMLPPGPKIALTGGLDFNDHHLIWDRLDKVHAKHPDMVLLHGGSPKGAELIASKWATTRKVPQIAFKPDWTKHAKAAPFKRNDAILEILPIGVMHFPGTGIQDNLADKAKRLGIPVWMFGGA, encoded by the coding sequence ATGACCGATCACGATGACATCGAGCCGCCGCACGCCGCATCTCCGACCGAACGCGTTCTTACCGAATTGCAGCTCTTCGGTTACCGCCCCTTCGACGACCAGCCCGATCCACGGCCGCTTCCCGAGGGCACGAGCATCACCGGTGCCGTCGCTGACATCTTCGATGCTCTGGTCGCGACGTTGAGTGATACTCGGCTCGAGCCGGACCTTGACGATCTGCTCTGGTCGACCGTCAACCTGTTTCACCGAGCCGTCGACCGCGTCGGTCGTCAGCTCGACGATAACGAACAGGCGCAGCAGAAGAGCCAGCGCGAACAGGACGGCTCCGAAATTCGATCGGTCGAACTCGAGCGCGTGACGGCGGAAGGCATCACATTGATCGAGCGGCGCGACTGCCTGGAGCTCTTCCGCGACCAGGCCATCGAGCGCTTTGAGACACACACCGGCTCATTCTGGCGCCCTCGATCGGGATCGCTGGTCAACCACCGTACGCTGACGGCAGCGATGATCGACTCCCGCGACTTCATCGCCGCCAAGCGCCGCGCCGAGACCGAGGTCATGTTGCCACCAGGACCGAAGATCGCACTCACCGGAGGGCTCGACTTCAACGACCATCATTTGATCTGGGATCGCCTCGACAAGGTTCACGCCAAGCATCCCGACATGGTCCTGCTCCACGGCGGCTCACCCAAGGGGGCTGAATTGATCGCCTCCAAATGGGCGACCACCCGCAAGGTGCCCCAGATCGCCTTCAAGCCCGACTGGACGAAACATGCCAAGGCAGCACCTTTCAAGCGCAACGATGCCATACTCGAAATCCTACCGATCGGGGTCATGCACTTCCCGGGCACTGGAATCCAGGACAACCTGGCCGATAAGGCGAAGCGGCTCGGCATCCCGGTCTGGATGTTCGGCGGCGCGTGA